One window from the genome of Anabaena sphaerica FACHB-251 encodes:
- a CDS encoding helix-turn-helix domain-containing protein has product MNKQEAAEFLGVSVRALERYVQQGRISVKYEKGKTRPTANFEQAELEAFREELNQPSVKPAFESRQTATDESRQIATDQEQETGIAVQTPGEITEFGEIATVDRLASIIEGLLSQDNNQPKVAIADKLLLTMAEAQALTGLSREFLKDAIASGELKAKLIGKGWRIKRSDLDEYVDKLF; this is encoded by the coding sequence ATGAACAAGCAAGAAGCAGCTGAATTTTTGGGTGTCAGTGTCCGGGCGTTGGAGCGTTATGTGCAGCAGGGACGAATTAGCGTTAAGTATGAGAAAGGGAAAACCCGTCCTACTGCTAACTTTGAACAAGCTGAACTGGAAGCTTTCAGAGAGGAGTTAAACCAGCCCTCTGTTAAACCAGCTTTTGAATCACGCCAAACTGCGACAGATGAATCTCGTCAAATAGCGACAGACCAAGAGCAGGAGACAGGTATTGCAGTCCAAACACCTGGCGAGATTACGGAATTTGGCGAGATTGCCACAGTTGATAGGCTGGCCTCCATCATTGAGGGATTGCTGAGTCAAGATAATAATCAGCCAAAGGTTGCGATCGCAGATAAGCTGCTGCTAACGATGGCAGAAGCACAAGCGTTAACTGGGTTGTCTAGGGAATTTCTCAAAGATGCGATCGCCTCTGGGGAACTGAAAGCTAAGTTAATTGGTAAGGGTTGGCGGATCAAGCGCAGTGATCTAGATGAGTATGTTGACAAGCTGTTCTGA
- a CDS encoding Mov34/MPN/PAD-1 family protein: MGEWHSHPPGISTRPSSHDIRLLNYLVETLKHEGLPSVMLIVGENQETCSIGKEYNC, from the coding sequence ATTGGTGAGTGGCATTCGCACCCACCAGGAATTTCAACCAGACCAAGCAGTCACGACATCAGACTTTTGAACTATCTTGTGGAGACCCTCAAGCATGAAGGGCTTCCATCTGTCATGCTCATTGTTGGTGAAAACCAAGAAACTTGCTCAATAGGAAAGGAGTATAATTGCTAA